Proteins co-encoded in one Alcanivorax sp. genomic window:
- a CDS encoding fatty acid desaturase, with protein MAFAQSQQTPTASWQDGKRYLWLLSPGIPVLALTLLLIYQFVWSWPVLLWGGPILVYMLIPFADWVIGTDTNNPPESAVQALEDDRYYRLIVYAYIPTQYLATILGAWIVAQGNAPWWGILGLILSVGAVNGIAINTAHELGHKKGSLERWLAKITLAPVAYGHFFVEHNKGHHKNVATPEDPASSRMGESFWQFLPRTMTGSLKSAWDIEAKRLQRCEQPLWSLHNENLQAWLMTVVLFVSLTAVFGWIVLPFLLLQAFYGASLLEVINYMEHYGLLRQKDERGRYERCQPRHSWNSNHIVTNLFLYQLQRHSDHHANPTRRFQALRHFDDSPQLPSGYASMLIPAYLPFVWFKKMDPLVYKHYQGDLSKANLQPEKRTALLAKWRTAPVTYQSADSEPDVDSAALAAAQQAEQEQDRLHQFQCPNCGYIYDERQGEEREGFAPGTHWIEIPDTWSCPDCAVRDKVDFVLRQP; from the coding sequence ATGGCTTTTGCACAATCACAACAAACACCAACCGCATCCTGGCAAGATGGCAAGCGCTACCTGTGGCTGCTCAGCCCCGGAATTCCCGTACTCGCCCTGACATTGCTGCTGATCTATCAATTCGTCTGGTCCTGGCCTGTGCTGCTGTGGGGCGGCCCGATTCTGGTCTATATGCTGATCCCCTTTGCCGACTGGGTCATCGGCACCGACACCAACAACCCGCCTGAATCTGCCGTGCAAGCGCTGGAGGATGACCGCTACTACCGACTGATCGTATACGCCTACATCCCCACCCAGTATCTGGCCACCATTCTGGGCGCCTGGATCGTGGCCCAAGGCAATGCCCCCTGGTGGGGAATACTTGGCCTGATCCTCAGCGTCGGCGCAGTCAATGGCATCGCCATCAACACGGCCCATGAGCTGGGCCACAAGAAAGGCAGCCTGGAACGGTGGCTGGCCAAGATCACCCTCGCGCCCGTGGCCTACGGGCATTTCTTTGTGGAGCACAACAAAGGCCATCACAAGAATGTAGCCACACCGGAAGACCCGGCGTCGTCCCGCATGGGCGAATCCTTCTGGCAGTTCCTGCCGCGCACCATGACCGGCAGCCTCAAATCCGCCTGGGACATTGAAGCGAAACGGCTACAACGCTGTGAGCAACCGCTGTGGTCATTGCACAATGAGAACCTGCAGGCCTGGTTGATGACCGTGGTGCTGTTTGTATCGCTGACCGCGGTGTTCGGCTGGATCGTATTACCGTTCCTGCTCCTGCAGGCGTTCTACGGAGCGTCACTGCTGGAAGTCATCAATTACATGGAACACTACGGTCTGCTGCGCCAGAAGGATGAACGGGGCCGCTATGAACGCTGCCAGCCACGCCACTCCTGGAACAGCAACCACATCGTCACCAACCTGTTTCTTTATCAGCTGCAGCGCCACTCTGACCACCATGCCAACCCCACCCGCCGCTTCCAGGCATTACGCCATTTCGATGACAGCCCGCAGCTGCCTTCCGGGTATGCCTCCATGCTGATCCCTGCCTACTTGCCTTTTGTCTGGTTCAAGAAAATGGACCCGCTGGTCTACAAGCACTATCAGGGGGACCTGAGCAAAGCCAACCTGCAGCCGGAGAAACGTACTGCCCTGCTGGCAAAATGGCGTACAGCCCCGGTGACTTACCAGAGCGCTGATTCAGAGCCCGATGTGGATTCCGCAGCGTTGGCCGCCGCTCAGCAGGCTGAGCAGGAACAGGACCGGCTGCATCAGTTTCAATGCCCCAATTGCGGCTATATCTATGACGAGCGCCAAGGCGAAGAGCGGGAAGGCTTTGCGCCTGGCACACACTGGATTGAGATTCCCGATACCTGGTCCTGTCCGGATTGCGCGGTGCGCGACAAGGTAGACTTCGTGCTACGCCAACCCTGA
- a CDS encoding AraC family transcriptional regulator translates to MDPMAPERLKPGIHPAYSRLLCAWLQGQGFSQADIFSGTRLQWSELVNEHRYLSLEQLSRLIRRARALTGVEGQGLELGRSTSVSAHGALGYAVVSSANLGDMLSVLERFVSIRIRWVSLYLRREPGVAHLDIKETVDLGDCREFIHGALLGTFVQMVQAVTPNQCQRLSVALPFSSPAIQARYSALMDCQLCFAAPAFTISLPEVLLATPCLTADVATHRNAIRDCEHQRATLQRGGPLSQQISIALLDQGGQFPSLEVMAERFAMSSRSLIRKLKSEDTSYQQLLDEVRKEQALWLLQETSLPIERIAEQLGYQDTSNFSRTFRRWFGQTPLAMRKGASPEP, encoded by the coding sequence ATGGACCCGATGGCTCCCGAACGATTGAAACCCGGCATACACCCAGCTTACAGCCGCCTGTTGTGTGCCTGGCTGCAGGGGCAGGGCTTTAGCCAGGCGGATATTTTCAGTGGTACCCGTCTGCAGTGGTCGGAGCTGGTCAATGAGCACCGCTATCTCAGCCTGGAACAGCTTTCACGGCTGATCCGGCGGGCCAGGGCACTGACCGGTGTTGAGGGGCAAGGGCTGGAACTGGGCCGTTCCACATCGGTGTCTGCCCATGGTGCCCTGGGATATGCAGTGGTCTCCTCAGCCAATCTGGGTGACATGCTGTCGGTGCTGGAGCGGTTTGTTTCCATTCGCATACGCTGGGTGTCGCTTTACCTGCGTCGCGAGCCGGGTGTGGCACACCTGGACATCAAGGAAACGGTGGATCTGGGCGACTGCCGGGAGTTCATCCATGGTGCCCTGCTGGGCACCTTTGTGCAGATGGTGCAGGCAGTAACGCCCAATCAGTGCCAGCGGTTGTCGGTGGCGCTGCCTTTTTCTTCTCCGGCTATTCAGGCCCGTTACAGTGCGTTGATGGATTGCCAGCTGTGTTTCGCTGCCCCGGCTTTTACCATCAGCCTTCCGGAGGTCCTGTTGGCGACCCCCTGTTTGACCGCAGATGTAGCCACTCACCGCAATGCCATCCGGGATTGCGAGCACCAGCGAGCCACCTTGCAACGGGGTGGGCCATTGAGCCAGCAGATCAGTATCGCGCTGTTGGATCAAGGCGGCCAATTCCCCTCTCTGGAGGTGATGGCGGAGCGCTTTGCCATGTCGTCACGGTCATTAATTCGCAAACTGAAAAGCGAGGACACCAGCTACCAGCAATTGCTGGATGAGGTACGCAAGGAGCAGGCGCTTTGGTTGTTGCAGGAAACCAGTTTGCCCATCGAGCGCATTGCCGAGCAGTTGGGCTACCAGGATACCTCCAACTTCAGTCGCACCTTTCGGCGCTGGTTCGGCCAAACGCCCCTGGCCATGCGCAAGGGGGCGTCCCCGGAGCCCTGA
- a CDS encoding alkane 1-monooxygenase — MSKAGVFTGPSGVEYRDRKRALWMVSLLVPGSVFLGPVLYFATGEALTLWLPLMFYYLIIPLLDMLIGEDQSNPPEEVVPQLEADPYYRYMTYALVPILIGAYLFGMWFVGTHTLPWHGWLAMVLLTGTICGAAGINLGHELGHKKTRLERWLAKIVLAPLGYGHFPIEHNKGHHRDVATPEDPASSRMGETIWGFALREIPGAFFRAWELEAARLKKQGQPVWSLHNEILQPALMSVLIWGSIIALFGWQMAPFIAAVTLWSYLQLTSANYVEHYGLLRHKQPDGRYERTQPHHSWNSNHMFSNWASFHLQRHSDHHAHPARRYQSLRHFDNLPTLPNGYFGMFLISYVPPLWFRVMDHRLLAHADHSATNINFHPGKKAALIRRYQIQP, encoded by the coding sequence ATGAGCAAGGCAGGTGTCTTTACTGGCCCGTCCGGGGTCGAATACCGTGACCGCAAGCGCGCGCTGTGGATGGTGTCACTGCTGGTACCCGGCAGTGTCTTTCTCGGTCCGGTGCTTTACTTTGCCACCGGTGAAGCACTCACCCTGTGGCTCCCACTCATGTTCTATTACCTGATCATCCCCCTGCTGGACATGCTGATCGGCGAGGACCAAAGCAACCCGCCGGAAGAGGTGGTTCCACAACTGGAGGCGGATCCGTACTACCGGTACATGACCTACGCCCTGGTCCCTATCCTGATCGGCGCCTATCTGTTCGGCATGTGGTTTGTTGGCACTCACACTCTCCCCTGGCATGGCTGGCTGGCCATGGTGCTGCTCACCGGTACCATCTGTGGCGCCGCAGGGATCAATCTGGGCCATGAACTGGGCCACAAGAAAACCCGCCTGGAGCGCTGGCTGGCCAAGATAGTGCTGGCCCCGCTGGGATACGGCCACTTCCCCATTGAACACAACAAGGGCCACCACCGTGACGTGGCTACCCCGGAAGACCCGGCATCATCCCGCATGGGCGAGACCATCTGGGGCTTTGCCCTGCGGGAAATTCCCGGTGCCTTTTTCCGTGCCTGGGAACTGGAGGCCGCGCGGCTGAAAAAGCAGGGTCAACCGGTATGGTCGCTGCATAATGAAATTCTTCAGCCCGCCCTGATGAGCGTGTTGATATGGGGCAGCATCATTGCCCTGTTTGGCTGGCAGATGGCGCCCTTCATTGCCGCCGTCACCCTGTGGTCCTACCTGCAGCTGACCTCTGCCAACTATGTGGAACACTATGGCCTGTTACGCCACAAGCAGCCTGACGGCCGCTATGAGCGTACCCAGCCTCACCACAGCTGGAACAGCAACCACATGTTCTCCAACTGGGCGTCCTTTCACCTGCAGCGCCACTCTGACCACCATGCCCACCCCGCACGTCGCTATCAGAGCCTGCGGCATTTCGACAATCTGCCCACATTACCCAACGGCTATTTCGGGATGTTCCTGATCAGCTACGTGCCCCCGCTATGGTTCCGGGTGATGGATCACCGCTTGCTGGCCCACGCCGACCACAGCGCCACCAACATCAACTTCCACCCGGGCAAAAAAGCGGCATTAATCCGCCGGTACCAGATCCAGCCCTGA